CGGGATCAATCATTTCACATGCCTTTGAAATGTATAAAGGTGTTTTTGGGTACGCTATTGTTGCCATGATAATTTATATCGTTGGAGGGATTGTTATCCAAAGTCTTACCGGTTTCAATTCTGCAGCCATCATGGAAGAAATGAAAACTTCGGGTGATTATGGGAATTTCAGATATTGGGAAACTCCTGGGTTCTCAATGTATATGACGTTTTCCAGTCTTTTTTTACTGTTATTGACTCCGCTGTATGTAGGTTTGATCTATATGGTGAATAAATTTAATACCAAAAATCCGATTGAATTCTCTGACCTTTTCATTGGATACCGCCAGAATTTTGTAAATATATTGATCTATAGCTTCCTTTCAGGGATTATTTCTTCTGT
This Chryseobacterium sp. G0162 DNA region includes the following protein-coding sequences:
- a CDS encoding beta-carotene 15,15'-monooxygenase; translation: MSEFNEFDQQGSVPSRETGSIISHAFEMYKGVFGYAIVAMIIYIVGGIVIQSLTGFNSAAIMEEMKTSGDYGNFRYWETPGFSMYMTFSSLFLLLLTPLYVGLIYMVNKFNTKNPIEFSDLFIGYRQNFVNILIYSFLSGIISSVALTLCFLPFIFIYPFLLLGYPILLFENSSAIDALSKSFNIAKENYGTLLGVSFLGLLISLAGIILCGIGFILTAPFIMVVMYSAYCAFVGKPRQIMYTKQ